A stretch of the Pseudomonas cavernicola genome encodes the following:
- a CDS encoding replication protein: MSNVIPLRNTGGFTRMDNTLMDALAAVHLSPAEFKTLHVITRLTVGYGRAEHRITAEDVAKRTHILPAHVSRAISKLLARRIIYRIGGSRSDIGVCDPKEWVYEEQKTPTSTQPKTVEITNIGNLDNVSKLPNSSDSLLYTKKEPLVTVPTEQITAPQGAEPTNLEQGSLVSFDGEDFKVDDALITKWAKAYAPVDVEAEIVRAAAWASGSKPKKDWRRFLINWLGREFKRNPKGADETNVPVDKIIDLYHRTCPNLPPVSVASDKTLRSMIVERWNESVAHQSGGGFWKPFFVKANSRSQVFFRGANVAPRLESLVSRSVFREISEAAQ; the protein is encoded by the coding sequence ATGAGCAACGTTATCCCACTTCGCAACACCGGGGGATTTACCCGGATGGACAACACACTGATGGATGCCCTGGCGGCTGTTCATTTGTCGCCGGCGGAGTTCAAGACCCTGCACGTCATTACGCGCCTCACTGTCGGGTACGGACGCGCAGAGCACCGCATCACCGCAGAAGATGTCGCCAAGCGCACCCATATCCTGCCTGCCCACGTTTCCCGCGCCATAAGCAAGCTTCTTGCCCGCCGGATCATCTACCGCATTGGTGGGAGCCGCAGCGACATTGGTGTTTGCGACCCGAAAGAATGGGTGTACGAAGAACAGAAAACCCCCACGTCGACTCAACCAAAAACAGTCGAAATTACCAATATTGGTAATCTGGACAACGTATCGAAACTACCAAATTCGAGCGACTCCCTTCTCTATACAAAGAAAGAACCCCTAGTAACTGTTCCTACGGAACAGATTACTGCCCCCCAGGGGGCTGAACCCACCAACCTTGAGCAAGGGTCTCTGGTTTCGTTCGATGGCGAAGATTTCAAAGTCGACGATGCCCTGATCACCAAGTGGGCAAAAGCCTATGCCCCGGTTGACGTTGAAGCCGAGATCGTCCGTGCCGCAGCCTGGGCCAGCGGCAGCAAGCCGAAGAAGGACTGGCGGCGCTTTCTGATCAACTGGCTGGGTCGTGAGTTCAAACGCAATCCCAAAGGCGCCGACGAAACCAACGTACCCGTCGACAAGATCATCGACTTGTACCACCGCACCTGCCCGAACCTGCCACCAGTATCCGTGGCCAGCGATAAGACGCTGCGCAGCATGATCGTGGAGCGTTGGAACGAGTCCGTGGCTCACCAGAGCGGCGGCGGATTCTGGAAGCCATTCTTCGTGAAGGCGAACAGCCGCAGTCAGGTGTTCTTCCGAGGGGCCAATGTGGCGCCGCGGCTGGAGTCGCTGGTCAGCCGGTCCGTCTTCCGCGAAATCTCGGAGGCGGCGCAATGA
- a CDS encoding phage regulatory CII family protein: MNKFLEALHDAVLDAGAKNMARNAGFNSHMTLLQRANPNNDDHQLSLPQFLRIVVHLPEQDRRRVLLALSEEFGYGLVAKAVQPAESPMQALLELVTESADVTRAVHDAIADGRINSQEKFTIRREISEVRHSLDVLEESVKVA, translated from the coding sequence ATGAATAAGTTTCTCGAAGCGCTGCATGACGCGGTACTCGATGCAGGGGCCAAGAACATGGCCCGCAATGCCGGCTTCAACAGCCACATGACCCTGCTGCAGCGCGCCAACCCCAACAACGACGACCATCAGCTGAGCCTGCCGCAGTTCCTGCGCATCGTGGTGCACCTGCCCGAGCAGGACCGCCGCCGCGTGCTGCTGGCGCTGTCGGAAGAGTTTGGCTATGGCTTGGTCGCCAAGGCCGTGCAGCCCGCCGAGAGCCCGATGCAGGCGCTGCTGGAACTGGTCACTGAATCCGCTGACGTCACCCGCGCCGTGCACGACGCCATCGCTGACGGCCGCATCAATAGTCAGGAGAAATTCACCATCCGCCGCGAGATCAGCGAAGTACGTCACTCGCTGGACGTGCTGGAAGAGTCGGTGAAGGTGGCCTGA
- a CDS encoding Cro/CI family transcriptional regulator: protein MKTKDAAEFFGSRSKLAKALGVFPSAVSQWGDEVPLVRQYQIQVLSKGRLKADQSNGRPAASDSTEHPKTAA from the coding sequence ATGAAGACTAAAGACGCGGCCGAATTCTTCGGCTCCCGCAGCAAGCTGGCGAAGGCGCTAGGGGTCTTCCCGAGTGCGGTTAGCCAGTGGGGCGACGAGGTTCCGCTCGTTCGCCAATACCAGATCCAGGTTTTATCCAAAGGGCGCCTCAAGGCCGATCAAAGCAATGGCCGGCCGGCAGCCAGCGATTCAACCGAACACCCAAAGACCGCCGCCTAG
- a CDS encoding LexA family transcriptional regulator yields MERHERIAKAIAASGKKKGEIAKACGVANSAVTQWISGESKSLRPENLYALAAATGFRAEWLAIGAGLEHEEQEPGSPSEKDYALIPQYTAKGSAGSGYHNDHVELKGGLVFKRDWLKRMSLKETNLSVIYADGQSMEPTIAEGEVLLVDEADTEPKSGKVYALLRPNGEVSIKRLVQSFAGGWVISSDNLDKRAYPDEPISEDAIQQIGVIGRIVWRGGGM; encoded by the coding sequence ATGGAACGACACGAACGAATCGCTAAGGCCATTGCGGCCAGCGGCAAAAAGAAAGGCGAGATAGCCAAGGCGTGCGGGGTTGCCAACTCTGCCGTAACCCAATGGATTTCAGGTGAAAGCAAGAGCTTGAGACCTGAAAATCTATATGCCCTTGCAGCTGCAACTGGCTTTCGCGCTGAGTGGCTCGCTATCGGTGCGGGCTTGGAGCATGAAGAGCAGGAACCGGGCTCCCCTAGCGAGAAGGACTACGCACTGATACCCCAGTACACAGCCAAAGGCTCAGCAGGGAGCGGTTACCACAATGACCACGTGGAGCTGAAGGGAGGCCTGGTCTTCAAGCGTGACTGGCTGAAGCGCATGTCCCTAAAAGAGACAAACCTTTCTGTCATCTATGCAGACGGCCAAAGCATGGAGCCGACCATCGCGGAAGGCGAGGTTCTACTTGTCGACGAGGCAGACACTGAGCCCAAGAGCGGCAAGGTCTACGCCCTCCTTCGCCCTAATGGTGAAGTAAGCATCAAGCGGCTGGTGCAATCCTTTGCCGGCGGCTGGGTGATCAGCAGCGACAACCTGGACAAACGCGCCTATCCAGACGAACCGATCAGCGAAGACGCCATTCAGCAGATCGGAGTAATCGGCCGGATCGTCTGGCGCGGCGGCGGCATGTAA
- the bamE gene encoding outer membrane protein assembly factor BamE domain-containing protein encodes MRIIAALALIAALAGCAGTNFSFDKARQVQVGMTEAQVTQIMGRPYSVMSMGDTQTWIWSHVNGFSGSSKTVSFQMRDGKVVSVPSIPGSFAGGTTMQIATPAPAATPAPAQPLSSQAYKDEQVKQLMQQGLPYEEYQRRYKEIISQ; translated from the coding sequence ATGCGTATCATCGCTGCTCTGGCTCTAATCGCTGCCCTTGCCGGCTGTGCCGGTACTAACTTTTCGTTCGACAAAGCTCGCCAGGTGCAGGTCGGCATGACCGAGGCGCAGGTAACCCAGATCATGGGTCGGCCTTACTCTGTAATGTCGATGGGCGACACCCAGACGTGGATATGGAGCCACGTGAACGGCTTCTCAGGCTCCAGCAAGACCGTGTCCTTCCAGATGCGCGACGGCAAGGTCGTGTCGGTTCCGAGCATCCCTGGCTCGTTTGCCGGCGGCACTACGATGCAGATAGCCACCCCAGCGCCGGCCGCCACTCCCGCACCCGCTCAGCCCCTTTCCTCTCAAGCCTACAAAGACGAACAGGTGAAGCAGTTGATGCAACAAGGCCTGCCATACGAAGAGTATCAGCGCCGCTATAAAGAGATCATTTCCCAGTAG
- the yecR gene encoding YecR family lipoprotein, with protein sequence MRATRKNCFPLTAKVLLTLATAVVVSGCAVKKDFYATGGSRADGTVDMAYDFRQFEKPVINQQQALSIAKSKCAVWGYGDAEAFGGMTQNCQQRDGWGTCVAGQTVIKYQCIGNIDAVAPARSFSPSAASVGQPLSEQAYKQQQVDQLMQQNLPYAEYQQRYQQIMGQ encoded by the coding sequence ATGCGCGCCACTCGTAAAAATTGCTTTCCTTTAACGGCCAAGGTGCTACTGACCTTGGCGACCGCCGTGGTTGTTTCCGGCTGCGCAGTCAAGAAAGACTTCTATGCAACAGGCGGCAGCCGCGCCGACGGCACCGTGGATATGGCCTATGACTTCCGGCAGTTCGAGAAGCCTGTCATCAATCAGCAGCAAGCCCTCTCGATAGCCAAATCCAAGTGCGCTGTCTGGGGTTACGGTGATGCAGAGGCGTTCGGCGGGATGACCCAGAACTGCCAGCAGCGAGACGGCTGGGGCACCTGCGTTGCCGGCCAAACGGTGATTAAGTACCAGTGCATTGGCAATATCGACGCTGTTGCGCCCGCTAGGTCTTTCTCTCCCTCGGCCGCGTCAGTCGGCCAACCCCTCAGCGAACAAGCCTACAAGCAGCAGCAGGTCGACCAGCTCATGCAGCAGAACTTGCCGTATGCCGAGTATCAGCAGCGCTATCAGCAGATCATGGGGCAGTAA
- a CDS encoding carbon storage regulator: MGFLTLTRHEGELIKLSIDPGVDTEALLKHLLRDGITIHVGASRGSNVKIGVEAPKEVRVLRGELVIERACR; encoded by the coding sequence ATGGGCTTTCTCACCCTCACCCGCCACGAAGGCGAACTGATCAAGCTGAGCATCGATCCCGGCGTCGACACCGAGGCGCTGCTCAAACACCTGCTGCGAGACGGCATCACCATCCATGTAGGTGCATCCCGGGGCAGCAACGTCAAGATCGGTGTCGAAGCACCGAAGGAAGTGCGGGTGTTGAGGGGTGAGCTGGTGATTGAGCGTGCATGCAGATAA
- a CDS encoding helix-turn-helix domain-containing protein, which yields MSDYLTSWIDESEENRKEFRRQELILEVAELICNRMEERDINRTSLSKILEKSTSYITQLLTGSRNMTLATLSDLALALESKVKIELVDEHAAADWETFYSDSVSRIHPSKGVDACNDYAFTINKVVPVRDLSYEAA from the coding sequence ATGAGTGACTATCTAACTTCCTGGATTGATGAAAGCGAGGAAAACAGAAAAGAGTTTCGCAGGCAGGAGCTAATTCTTGAGGTGGCAGAACTTATCTGCAATCGCATGGAGGAAAGAGACATAAATAGAACCTCTCTTTCTAAAATACTTGAGAAAAGCACCTCCTACATTACTCAGCTGCTTACCGGCTCCAGAAACATGACCCTGGCAACGCTTTCTGATCTTGCACTCGCATTAGAGTCCAAAGTTAAAATAGAATTAGTTGATGAGCACGCTGCAGCAGACTGGGAAACTTTCTATTCTGACAGTGTTTCTAGAATTCACCCGTCAAAAGGCGTTGATGCCTGCAATGATTATGCATTTACAATCAATAAAGTAGTTCCAGTTCGTGACTTAAGCTACGAGGCCGCGTGA
- a CDS encoding SOS response-associated peptidase, with translation MCGRLSQYRGLHEFAAVLNTSPEEARLLSDQPIERYNVAPHSYVQLLRTEGDVLIWDVARWRWVPEWAEKGPKNDFNARREIVATSKFYRQIWHHRALVCADGWFEWVVIEGESKKQPYYITPKDGSPLFLPAIGLFSARYEEPRDSDGFRIITADSEGGMLDVHDRRPVVLAPDLAREWLDLATPPEAANDILQYHTLPAEHFRWYPVTKDVGNVRNDYPELIQPIADALL, from the coding sequence ATGTGCGGGCGCCTTTCCCAGTACCGTGGGCTGCACGAATTCGCGGCGGTGCTGAACACCAGCCCGGAAGAAGCCAGGTTGCTCAGTGATCAGCCGATTGAGCGCTACAACGTCGCCCCGCACTCGTATGTCCAATTGCTGCGGACAGAAGGCGATGTGCTGATATGGGATGTTGCGCGCTGGCGCTGGGTACCGGAGTGGGCAGAGAAAGGCCCGAAGAACGATTTCAACGCCAGGCGGGAGATCGTGGCGACGAGCAAGTTCTACCGGCAAATCTGGCACCATCGCGCCCTGGTCTGCGCAGATGGCTGGTTTGAATGGGTGGTGATCGAGGGCGAGTCGAAGAAACAGCCCTACTACATCACGCCCAAGGACGGCTCCCCACTCTTCCTTCCGGCCATCGGTCTATTCTCTGCCCGATACGAAGAGCCGCGGGACAGTGATGGCTTCCGGATCATCACGGCGGACTCCGAAGGCGGCATGCTCGACGTGCATGATCGCCGCCCGGTTGTCCTGGCCCCGGACCTGGCCCGCGAGTGGCTGGATCTCGCCACGCCACCGGAGGCCGCAAACGACATCCTTCAGTACCACACCCTACCCGCTGAACATTTCCGGTGGTATCCGGTCACAAAGGATGTCGGCAACGTACGCAACGACTATCCGGAGCTGATTCAGCCGATCGCAGACGCCCTGCTCTAG
- a CDS encoding DUF1654 domain-containing protein: MAKGKPATPKPPSQYELLGARLQKIINSPAAQKAKAALLYKAPDESEDDWAQILEEIAETDNVTLAHRDDGGVQVFWVVPKDD; the protein is encoded by the coding sequence ATGGCCAAAGGCAAGCCTGCAACACCGAAGCCACCCAGTCAGTACGAGCTGCTCGGTGCGCGCCTGCAGAAAATTATCAACTCCCCTGCCGCTCAAAAAGCCAAGGCCGCCCTGCTCTACAAAGCGCCGGATGAGTCAGAAGACGACTGGGCACAGATCCTCGAAGAAATCGCCGAGACCGACAACGTCACCCTCGCCCATCGCGACGATGGTGGCGTGCAAGTTTTCTGGGTAGTGCCGAAAGACGACTGA
- the bet gene encoding phage recombination protein Bet gives MNAPAKHADAMPAIAEAALVEVLSGSLYPGAAQNSVVMVLAYCKAAQLDPMLKPVHIVPIYQKGRGMVDVVMPGIGLYRIQAARTGQYAGISDPEYGPAITATLAGVEVTYPEWCRVTVKRQMASGQIAEFTANERWLENYATASRDSAAPNAMWKRRAFAQLAKCAEAQALRKAFPEVGSAPTADEMEGKAFDDSARDVTPAASQAQREESEPAALPAYPDGKLEESIPAWRASFDAGKSSADHVIAKISTKYTLSLEQIKKIEALEALEGEQA, from the coding sequence ATGAACGCACCCGCGAAACATGCCGACGCTATGCCGGCAATTGCCGAGGCCGCCCTAGTCGAAGTGCTGAGCGGAAGCCTGTACCCAGGCGCTGCACAGAACTCGGTTGTGATGGTGCTGGCCTACTGCAAGGCCGCCCAGCTCGACCCGATGCTGAAGCCGGTCCACATCGTGCCGATCTACCAGAAGGGCCGTGGCATGGTCGACGTGGTGATGCCGGGCATTGGCCTGTACCGCATCCAGGCGGCGCGCACCGGCCAGTACGCCGGTATCAGCGACCCCGAGTACGGGCCGGCGATTACCGCCACCCTGGCTGGCGTAGAAGTCACCTACCCCGAGTGGTGCCGCGTCACCGTAAAACGGCAGATGGCCAGCGGCCAGATCGCCGAGTTCACAGCCAATGAGCGCTGGCTGGAGAACTACGCCACCGCCAGCCGGGACAGCGCCGCGCCAAACGCCATGTGGAAGCGCCGCGCCTTTGCCCAGCTCGCCAAGTGCGCCGAGGCACAGGCCTTGCGCAAGGCATTCCCCGAAGTCGGCTCTGCGCCAACCGCTGACGAAATGGAAGGCAAGGCCTTCGACGATAGCGCCCGCGACGTGACGCCCGCTGCGAGCCAGGCCCAGCGCGAAGAGTCTGAGCCGGCAGCCCTGCCCGCCTATCCCGACGGCAAGCTGGAAGAAAGCATTCCAGCCTGGCGCGCCAGCTTCGATGCCGGGAAAAGCAGCGCCGACCACGTCATCGCCAAGATCAGCACGAAATACACGCTCAGTCTCGAGCAAATCAAAAAAATCGAGGCGCTTGAAGCGCTGGAAGGAGAGCAGGCATGA
- a CDS encoding YqaJ viral recombinase family protein: MKIHTEVQGSPEWLALRATFFTASEAPAMMGASKYQTRTELLALKKSGIAPDVSQATQYIFDQGHTAEASARIILEGMIGEDLFPVVASSGNLLASMDGMTMLEDVLFEHKLLNQGLVAQVQAGDLEPHYYWQLEQQLLVSGAEKALFVCSDGTAENFHQMEYRSVPGRAEQLLAGWAQFEADLAEFVPAEYAPAVVGKAPDELPALRIELTGMVTASNLKVFEESALAVIGSVKTDLQTDQDFADAKKAVKWCGDVEEAVAQAKKQALSQTTSIDELFKALDRISANARSTRLNVDKQVKAQELSIKVSIKAKAEAAFTDHIATINKTLGRLVMPAVATDFAGAMKNKRTLASLRDAVDSELARAKIDANQVADGIRINLESLRTLAVDHAFLFNDAQQLVLKANDDLVALIKVRIGEHEEAEAKKRETERLRVAAENQRQIDLAAAEAPAVVQPVTEPVAEQQPEPAAQPAPVLQRPSAPVQAAPAARASYHPEVFDLMQLVIAVSDGHAPLDLLMVNQEALAAELRTQGASFDLPGVRLAKAAA; this comes from the coding sequence ATGAAAATCCATACCGAAGTTCAAGGCAGCCCCGAGTGGCTAGCGCTGCGTGCCACCTTCTTCACCGCCTCCGAAGCGCCGGCAATGATGGGCGCGTCGAAATACCAGACCCGCACCGAACTGCTGGCCCTGAAGAAATCCGGCATCGCGCCGGATGTATCGCAGGCCACGCAGTACATTTTCGACCAGGGCCACACTGCAGAGGCGTCGGCCCGCATCATCCTTGAGGGCATGATCGGCGAGGATCTTTTCCCGGTCGTCGCCTCCAGCGGCAACCTGCTGGCCAGCATGGACGGCATGACCATGCTGGAAGACGTGCTGTTTGAGCACAAACTGCTGAATCAAGGCCTTGTCGCCCAGGTCCAGGCCGGCGATCTTGAGCCGCACTACTACTGGCAGCTTGAGCAGCAGCTGCTGGTCAGCGGTGCCGAAAAGGCCCTCTTCGTGTGCTCGGATGGCACCGCCGAGAACTTCCACCAGATGGAGTACCGGTCAGTGCCTGGCCGCGCCGAGCAGCTGCTGGCCGGCTGGGCTCAGTTCGAGGCCGACCTGGCCGAGTTCGTGCCGGCCGAGTACGCCCCGGCAGTGGTCGGCAAGGCGCCTGACGAGCTGCCAGCGCTGCGCATTGAGCTGACCGGCATGGTCACCGCCAGCAACCTAAAAGTGTTCGAGGAATCGGCCCTGGCCGTGATCGGATCGGTTAAAACCGACCTACAGACCGACCAGGACTTTGCCGACGCCAAGAAGGCCGTCAAGTGGTGTGGCGACGTTGAGGAAGCGGTAGCTCAGGCCAAGAAGCAGGCGCTCAGCCAGACGACCAGCATTGACGAGCTGTTCAAGGCGCTGGACCGGATCAGCGCCAATGCCCGCTCGACACGCCTGAACGTCGACAAGCAGGTCAAGGCGCAGGAACTGTCGATCAAGGTCAGCATCAAGGCCAAGGCCGAGGCGGCCTTTACCGACCACATTGCCACGATCAACAAGACCCTTGGCCGACTGGTGATGCCGGCAGTGGCCACAGACTTCGCCGGCGCCATGAAGAACAAGCGCACGCTGGCCAGCCTGCGCGATGCCGTCGACTCCGAACTGGCCCGCGCCAAGATCGACGCCAACCAGGTCGCCGACGGCATCCGCATCAACCTGGAAAGCCTTCGCACCCTGGCGGTCGACCATGCCTTCCTGTTCAACGATGCTCAGCAGTTGGTGCTCAAGGCGAATGACGACCTGGTTGCGCTGATCAAGGTCCGCATTGGCGAGCATGAAGAAGCGGAGGCCAAGAAACGTGAAACTGAGCGTCTGCGTGTCGCGGCCGAAAATCAGCGGCAGATTGATCTGGCAGCAGCAGAAGCGCCAGCAGTAGTTCAGCCAGTAACGGAGCCCGTAGCGGAACAGCAACCCGAGCCGGCCGCTCAGCCGGCGCCCGTCCTACAGCGCCCGTCCGCACCAGTGCAAGCCGCTCCAGCAGCCCGCGCGTCCTACCATCCGGAAGTGTTCGACCTGATGCAGCTAGTGATCGCGGTATCCGACGGCCATGCGCCGCTGGACCTGCTGATGGTCAATCAGGAAGCGTTGGCCGCCGAGTTGCGCACCCAGGGCGCCAGCTTCGACCTGCCCGGCGTGAGGCTGGCGAAGGCGGCAGCTTGA
- a CDS encoding phage protein NinX family protein: MSNIEVKTADLIGPALDWAVALATGADELKVGADGGVSCIYQLPDGGCWTNYYRPSTDWSQGGPLIEKHITALNQSGTETWWAHSEDRLGLGPTALIAACRAIVAAKLGDTVSVPAELAQP; encoded by the coding sequence ATGAGCAATATCGAAGTAAAAACCGCCGACCTGATCGGGCCGGCGTTGGATTGGGCTGTAGCGCTGGCAACCGGAGCGGATGAACTGAAGGTGGGTGCGGATGGTGGGGTTAGCTGCATCTATCAACTGCCCGACGGGGGCTGCTGGACGAACTACTACCGGCCATCCACCGACTGGAGCCAGGGCGGGCCGCTGATTGAGAAGCACATCACGGCTCTGAACCAGTCAGGCACTGAAACATGGTGGGCGCACAGCGAAGACCGTCTTGGGCTTGGGCCTACCGCTCTAATCGCCGCCTGTCGCGCCATCGTGGCCGCCAAGCTGGGCGACACCGTTAGCGTGCCAGCCGAACTTGCTCAGCCATGA
- a CDS encoding DNA cytosine methyltransferase — MSSLKKPAPLDFHTQYGLALNEQDEEINVDLFAGGGGASTGIEMGLGRPVHIAINHNPAAISMHEANHPGAMHLQTDVWEVDPVEVLAGRHIGWFHASPDCTHHSQAAGGQPRKKEIRDLSWVVIKWAGIGQPRIISLENVKQIRQWGPLIAKRCQKTGRVVTLEQIKCQATGKMVNRVAAPGERVPRGEQFLVPDPKRKGNTWHKFLSCLESLGYVVEHRIIKACDFGAPTSRERLFMVARRDGNPVVWPESTHFAKPAKGQKPYRTAAECIDFSLPTNSIFGRKKPLAEATLRRIAKGIDREVLKKAKPFIVPIANWSRDAVLPVDQPLNTVTAWPRGGSFAVATAFLEQANGGFNTMYSRGMDETVSTVTNTGSQQRLVTANLVHLRGNCDARDVEDPLKVVSASGQHHALATAFLSRQFGASVGQGLDAPAPVITAGGGGKSALVELKLSPEVEDGALRCAAFLMRYYGEGGQWADIREPMHTLTTKDRLALVTVWIGNDPYVIVDICLRMLQPHELYAAQGFPSNYIITHGHDGRTFTKSEQVFMCGNSVSPPPLAAIAEANDTWRGNRLQAIAA, encoded by the coding sequence ATGTCTTCACTGAAGAAGCCGGCACCTCTCGACTTTCACACCCAATACGGACTTGCGCTCAATGAGCAGGACGAAGAGATCAACGTGGACCTGTTCGCCGGCGGCGGCGGCGCAAGCACCGGGATTGAAATGGGCCTGGGCCGGCCGGTGCATATCGCCATCAACCACAACCCTGCGGCAATCAGCATGCACGAAGCCAATCACCCGGGCGCCATGCACCTGCAGACAGACGTGTGGGAGGTTGACCCGGTTGAAGTGCTCGCCGGCCGGCATATCGGCTGGTTTCACGCCTCGCCAGATTGCACCCACCACAGCCAGGCCGCCGGCGGCCAGCCGCGCAAGAAGGAAATCCGCGACCTGTCCTGGGTGGTGATCAAGTGGGCCGGGATCGGCCAGCCTCGAATCATCAGCCTGGAGAACGTGAAGCAGATCCGGCAGTGGGGACCGCTGATCGCCAAGCGCTGCCAGAAGACCGGCCGCGTCGTGACGCTGGAACAGATCAAGTGCCAGGCTACTGGAAAGATGGTGAATCGTGTAGCTGCGCCCGGCGAGCGGGTACCGCGCGGCGAGCAATTCCTGGTGCCAGACCCGAAGCGTAAGGGCAACACCTGGCACAAGTTCCTCTCCTGCCTTGAGTCACTGGGCTATGTGGTCGAGCACCGCATCATCAAGGCCTGCGACTTCGGCGCGCCGACCAGCCGCGAACGCCTTTTCATGGTCGCGCGCCGCGATGGAAACCCAGTTGTCTGGCCTGAGTCAACCCACTTCGCCAAGCCGGCCAAAGGCCAGAAGCCATACCGCACGGCAGCCGAGTGCATCGACTTCAGCCTTCCCACTAACAGCATCTTCGGCCGCAAGAAGCCGCTGGCCGAGGCCACCCTGCGGCGCATAGCCAAAGGCATCGACCGCGAGGTGCTGAAAAAGGCCAAGCCCTTCATCGTGCCGATCGCCAACTGGTCGCGGGATGCAGTGCTGCCAGTCGATCAGCCGCTGAACACGGTCACGGCCTGGCCGCGAGGCGGATCGTTTGCAGTGGCTACCGCGTTTCTTGAGCAGGCGAATGGTGGCTTTAACACCATGTACTCCCGCGGGATGGATGAAACAGTCTCAACCGTGACCAATACCGGCAGTCAGCAGCGCCTGGTCACCGCAAACCTGGTGCATCTGCGCGGAAACTGCGATGCGCGCGACGTTGAAGACCCGTTGAAGGTGGTCAGCGCCAGCGGCCAGCATCATGCCCTGGCCACGGCCTTCCTGTCCCGCCAGTTCGGCGCCAGCGTAGGGCAAGGCCTTGATGCGCCGGCGCCAGTGATCACTGCTGGCGGTGGCGGGAAGTCGGCACTGGTCGAGCTGAAGCTATCACCGGAAGTTGAGGACGGCGCGCTACGCTGTGCGGCGTTCCTGATGCGCTATTACGGCGAGGGTGGGCAATGGGCCGATATCCGCGAACCGATGCACACGCTGACCACCAAGGACCGCTTGGCTCTGGTGACAGTCTGGATCGGAAACGACCCGTATGTGATCGTCGATATCTGCCTGCGCATGCTGCAGCCGCATGAGCTGTACGCGGCCCAGGGCTTCCCGAGCAACTACATCATCACCCACGGGCACGATGGCCGGACGTTCACGAAGTCAGAACAGGTGTTCATGTGCGGCAACAGCGTCAGTCCACCACCACTGGCTGCGATCGCCGAGGCCAATGACACCTGGCGCGGCAATAGGCTGCAGGCAATTGCCGCCTAA
- a CDS encoding ASCH domain-containing protein — protein MKALSIRQPWAWLIIYGGKDIENRTWHTKYRGRFLVHAAQGMTANEYRDAMDFVSDAGIVLPPSWPGRVELQRGGIIGSVELVDSVDTSDSPWYMGQKGFLLRDPKPLPFIPLKGRLGFFDVPGEIVQP, from the coding sequence ATGAAAGCGCTGAGCATTCGCCAGCCCTGGGCCTGGCTGATCATCTACGGCGGCAAGGATATCGAGAACCGCACCTGGCACACCAAGTATCGCGGGCGCTTCCTGGTGCATGCTGCGCAGGGTATGACGGCTAATGAATACCGCGATGCTATGGACTTCGTGAGCGACGCAGGAATTGTCCTTCCGCCTTCCTGGCCTGGGCGCGTAGAGCTGCAACGCGGCGGCATCATCGGATCGGTCGAACTGGTCGATAGCGTCGATACCAGCGACTCGCCCTGGTACATGGGGCAAAAAGGGTTTCTGTTGCGCGATCCCAAACCTTTGCCTTTTATCCCGCTGAAGGGGCGGCTTGGGTTCTTCGACGTGCCCGGGGAGATCGTTCAGCCATGA